From the Streptomyces sp. Tu 2975 genome, one window contains:
- a CDS encoding NUDIX domain-containing protein: MHDDHRTAERPERAFPTPNSLTGVGVVVLDEGGRRVLLGLGHDGRWELPGGKVDPGEGFEQAAARELAEETGLRVEPSAVRIGAVLVDGERGLMRVTGAAMVARAAGTPQVREPDKIVRWEWFPAEAVPEPLFAPSAAVLRSWRMGPTAADDRFRRYPVHREHGDGGSKGLR, encoded by the coding sequence GTGCACGACGACCACCGGACTGCCGAACGTCCTGAGCGGGCGTTCCCCACCCCCAACAGCCTTACCGGGGTCGGGGTCGTCGTCCTGGACGAGGGCGGACGGCGGGTGCTGCTCGGGCTCGGCCACGACGGGCGATGGGAGCTGCCCGGTGGGAAGGTGGACCCCGGCGAGGGGTTCGAGCAGGCCGCAGCGCGGGAGTTGGCGGAGGAGACGGGACTGCGGGTGGAACCGTCGGCGGTGCGCATCGGGGCGGTACTGGTGGACGGAGAGCGGGGGCTCATGCGGGTGACGGGCGCCGCCATGGTCGCGCGGGCGGCCGGCACCCCGCAGGTGCGGGAACCGGACAAGATCGTGCGATGGGAGTGGTTCCCGGCGGAGGCGGTGCCGGAGCCGCTTTTCGCGCCGTCCGCCGCGGTGCTGCGGAGCTGGCGCATGGGGCCGACGGCCGCCGACGACCGGTTCCGCCGCTATCCCGTCCACCGGGAGCATGGAGACGGCGGCTCGAAGGGTTTGCGGTAG